A stretch of the Fusarium musae strain F31 chromosome 2, whole genome shotgun sequence genome encodes the following:
- a CDS encoding hypothetical protein (MEROPS:MER0036044~CAZy:CE10) translates to MDIIPTFGDELIPTIRPSYELLSGLLNRPENVRAIRATKRETLSYGPHERHLLDLFTPSDSAVNPSGDGPRPIFIFLYGGGFKAGDRTIPEVEGGLAYANVGSFMADKLGYETIIMDYRTIDHGGKYPSGGDEIDMVFNWLEKRNVGKPRRDVYIMGNSAGAAHVMTWLFEPAYDESVKRLTSGQGDLKLKAAASVGGPFRWYYKDMTDTFLQSILVTYYGDEKKVDENAPTEVAHRAIESSGASVSKTRPPILVAVSEFDPEYMRRCGKEFAEIWEAAGGKVEHWILKGHNHISPVLCMGTGGEMEEAWAHEMMKRLQDLAH, encoded by the coding sequence ATGGATATCATTCCCACTTTTGGAGACGAACTTATCCCAACCATTCGGCCGTCTTACGAATTACTCAGTGGTCTACTGAACCGCCCCGAGAATGTGCGTGCAATCCGTGCGACAAAGAGAGAAACCCTGTCCTACGGGCCACATGAGCGACATCTCCTCGACTTATTCACCCCTAGTGACTCTGCTGTGAATCCTAGCGGGGACGGCCCACGCCCGATCTTTATATTTCTCTATGGTGGCGGCTTCAAGGCGGGAGATAGAACCATTCCCGAAGTTGAAGGGGGCCTTGCGTATGCCAATGTCGGATCTTTCATGGCAGACAAGCTGGGATATGAGACTATCATCATGGACTACAGAACCATCGACCATGGAGGCAAGTATCCAAGTGGAGGAGACGAGATTGACATGGTCTTTAACTGGCTCGAAAAGCGCAACGTCGGTAAGCCACGCCGAGATGTCTACATCATGGGGAACTCAGCCGGAGCAGCGCACGTCATGACATGGCTCTTTGAACCAGCTTATGACGAATCTGTCAAGCGGCTCACCTCTGGCCAGGGCGACCTCAAGCTGAAAGCGGCTGCCTCTGTCGGCGGCCCTTTCAGGTGGTACTACAAAGATATGACCGACACGTTCTTGCAGAGTATACTAGTTACGTACTACGGAGACGAAAAGAAAGTGGATGAGAACGCGCCGACCGAGGTTGCTCATAGAGCTATTGAGTCTTCGGGTGCGAGCGTAAGCAAGACGAGACCCCCAATCTTGGTTGCTGTGAGCGAGTTTGATCCAGAATACATGCGGAGATGTGGCAAGGAATTTGCGGAAATCTGGGAGGCAGCTGGTGGAAAAGTAGAGCATTGGATACTAAAGGGTCACAACCACATCAGCCCGGTCCTATGTATGGGAACCGGAggtgagatggaagaggcgTGGGCTcatgagatgatgaagcggCTTCAAGACCTAGCACACTAG
- a CDS encoding hypothetical protein (EggNog:ENOG41), with the protein MRIQDPKKSMDFYINLMGMRTIFVINAGPFTVYYLGYPQSDKHLVDLAQFAVDTITNLPHTLGLLELFHVHGSEEQAPGFYSTGNTPPNLGFGHLGFTVPNVPQALTRLRAHGITVLKDIGPCEAPIPISDWEKQRGVGVSIKGTESELHHGYGKLLEQIAFVQDPDGYIVELVPQNMDNT; encoded by the exons ATGAGGATTCAAGACCCTAAAAAGAGCATGGATTTCTACATCAACTTGATGGGTATGAGGACTATTTTTGT AATAAACGCCGGCCCCTTTACAGTATACTACCTCGGCTACCCACAAAGCGATAAGCATCTTGTCGACCTAGCCCAGTTCGCTGTTGATACTATCACTAACCTCCCACATACACTTGGTCTCTTGGAACTTTTTCATGTCCATGGATCTGAAGAACAAGCGCCCGGGTTTTACTCTACAGGAAATACACCGCCGAATCTAGGATTTGGACATCTCGGGTTTACTGTACCAAACGTACCGCAGGCGCTAACAAGACTGAGAGCACATGGCATCACGGTCCTCAAGGATATTGGACCATGCGAGGCCCCTATCCCGATCAGTGACTGGGAGAAACAACGCGGCGTGGGGGTCTCGATCAAGGGAACGGAGAGCGAGCTCCATCACGGGTATGGAAAGCTATTGGAGCAGATTGCATTTGTCCAGGATCCG GATGGTTATATCGTGGAACTAGTGCCACAGAATATGGATAATACATAA
- a CDS encoding hypothetical protein (EggNog:ENOG41), whose translation MMKQFVPTPAVPLENVHGPLPQTVIPPDIDTEAILSSAIETLSCLKEDHLWEEALWRDILAFTGFFRTFHTPKAIAAAWKELKGHAHPSSFKYNGDAQVKQVESAGWIEGTFQFNVGGSHPGKGSGIIHLVPIDGTWKIWILSTMLESVDGLGNPDTAPSLPSNGVNGAVSQDSNGIPQGVSETTEVLIVGAGQNGICVAARLKSLGVKAVLIESEDEVGGNWSSRYESVTLHTGKYYAHLPFEATFAGDEWPYFLRGVDLAKGYRDYVKRYHLDVRTSTTVEKANWLKDSASWLIETVCKGKRTAIGAKHIVFAMGAGGQQPKMPHIPNREAFKGISIHSKEYKSSKQWRGKKGVVIGTANTAHDVAVDMVEAGLTSVHMVQRNRTPVIPWPWFGEPHTRNYNPKSITAESDRREFPLPLVFYRNLTMLIVKKLSAQDSEKFDGLERAGFKVDRFPDAISIQYERQGGHYLDMGGSQMIIDGKIKVKSERISRFVPEGLEFQDGSILEADAIVWCTGFENDMRTMISDIVGTEIVERIEHHWHLDKEGEIRGAFKPVGHPRMWYTGGGVGIARFYSRFLALQIKADLAGVPFEPYRKTPEAAS comes from the exons ATGATGAAACAATTTGTTCCGACTCCGGCGGTTCCATTGGAAAATGTCCATGGACCACTGCCTCAGACCGTTATTCCCCCAGATATTGATACTGAGGCGATTCTGTCATCCGCCATTGAGACTCTGTCTTGCTTGAAAGAGGATCATCTCTGGGAGGAGGCTCTATGGCGAGATATATTGGCGTTTACTGGCTTTTTCCGCACCTTCCATACGCCAAAGGCCATCGCAGCAGCTTGGAAAGAACTCAAAGGACACGCCCATCCATCctcttttaagtataatgGAGATGCTCAGGTCAAGCAAGTAGAGTCGGCGGGATGGATTGAAGGAACCTTTCAGTTCAACGTTGGGGGAAGTCATCCTGGTAAAGGGTCCGGAATTATCCACCTTGTCCCGATCGATGGTACGTGGAAGATCTGGATCCTCAGTACCATGCTGGAATCTGTCGATGGGCTGGGGAATCCCGACACAGCTCCTAGCCTGCCCAGTAATGGCGTCAATGGTGCAGTAAGCCAGGACAGCAATGGAATCCCCCAAGGCGTTTCGGAGACAACCGAAGTGTTGATCGTTGGTGCGGGGCAGAACGGAATATGTGTAGCCGCCAGGCTGAAAAGCCTCGGAGTCAAAGCTGTCTTGATCGAATCGGAGGATGAGGTGGGCGGTAACTGGTCGTCACGGTACGAATCAGTCACGTTACACACCGGCAAGTACTACGCGCATCTACCCTTTGAGGCGACCTTTGCTGGCGATGAGTGGCCCTACTTTCTTCGTGGCGTAGACCTTGCCAAGGGATATCGGGATTATGTCAAGCGATATCACCTTGATGTCAGGACATCGACGACAGTTGAAAAAGCCAATTGGCTTAAAGACTCAGCCTCCTGGCTCATCGAGACTGTTTGCAAAGGAAAGCGCACGGCCATCGGAGCCAAGCACATCGTCTTTGCCATGGGCGCCGGAGGACAGCAACCCAAGATGCCGCACATCCCAAACAGGGAGGCCTTCAAAGGTATAAGTATCCATTCCAAGGAATACAAGTCGTCGAAGCAGTGGAGAGGCAAGAAGGGTGTCGTGATCGGAACGGCCAATACAG CACACGACGTGGCGGTTGATATGGTCGAGGCAGGTCTCACCTCAGTCCACATGGTTCAACGCAACCGTACACCGGTCATCCCGTGGCCTTGGTTTGGGGAGCCTCACACTCGCAACTACAACCCCAAATCTATAACTGCCGAGTCAGACCGCCGCGAGTTTCCCCTCCCATTGGTATTCTACCGGAATTTGACAATGCTTATTGTCAAGAAGTTGTCGGCTCAAGATTCCGAGAAATTCGACGGACTCGAGCGGGCCGGCTTCAAAGTCGACCGGTTCCCCGACGCTATAAGTATCCAGTATGAGCGTCAAGGTGGACACTACCTTGACATGGGAGGGTCTCAGATGATTATTGATGGTAAGATCAAGGTCAAGTCTGAGCGCATATCCAGATTCGTGCCAGAGGGCCTCGAGTTCCAGGACGGTAGCATCCTGGAAGCAGACGCCATTGTATGGTGTACTGGATTTGAGAACGACATGCGCACCATGATCTCGGACATTGTGGGGACCGAGATAGTCGAGAGAATCGAGCATCATTGGCATCTGGATAAGGAGGGTGAAATCAGGGGTGCATTCAAACCTGTTGGCC ATCCGAGAATGTGGTACACCGGAGGTGGTGTTGGTATTGCACGATTCTATTCGCGGTTCCTGGCGCTCCAGATCAAGGCTGATCTTGCAGGTGTACCATTTGAGCCGTACCGAAAGACACCTGAAGCTGCATCTTAG
- a CDS encoding hypothetical protein (EggNog:ENOG41), with translation MSRWGNVLQQAIDVAPVYPSMTYLNWKGEPILEAPLPPTIGGFPVLFPSRGLVQQLMYNYAVEIGVKFRFGHRVTEFVEDDDFAGVYVGGELLKADAVIGADGVHSKARKFVTGKADAPQTSGGAVYRAYFDLNLLADDPLTKHLVEADRDLFLLWVGSSIHIIVQTNRKLGKCTCLFTHRQTATSSESWESLGSVPQAVQLLDGWDPVLPALVSHIPEETFIDWTLLWRDPARPWVSPKGRMIIIGDAAHPHIPSSGAGAAQATEDGATIAAMIDVTGVKDIPLALRATEKLRDVLSYERTSLTQRLGWENRHRWQQTDWDEVKKNPEFLRFPMPGWLYDADARKYAYDNAEAVIAHIKTGAPFTNTNVPEGHVHQEWTMDEVVALFGSHKPEEVFVAG, from the exons ATGTCACGTTGGGGAAACGTGCTGCAGCAGGCCATCGATGTCGCTCCTGTGTATCCCAGCATGACCTATCTCAACTGGAAAGGAGAGCCGATTCTGGAAGCCCCATTGCCCCCGACCATAGGCGGGTTCCCGGTCCTCTTCCCGAGCAGGGGTCTGGTGCAACAGTTGATGTACAACTATGCCGTGGAAATTGGGGTCAAGTTTCGTTTCGGCCATCGTGTGACCGagtttgttgaagatgatgactttgCTGGTGTCTACGTTGGGGGTGAACTACTCAAGGCCGATGCTGTCATCGGTGCTGATGGCGTTCACAGCAAGGCTCGAAAGTTTGTCACCGGCAAGGCTGATGCTCCACAGACCAGCGGCGGTGCCGTGTATCGGGCTTACTTcgacctcaacctcctcgcGGATGATCCTTTGACCAAGCATCTCGTGGAAGCTGACCGGGATTTGTTCTTGCTGTGGGTAGGGTCGTCGATCCATATCATCGTCCAAACCAACCGTAAGCTTGGCAAGTGCACCTGCTTGTTCACCCATAGA CAAACGGCTACCAGCAGCGAGTCTTGGGAGAGCCTGGGCAGTGTCCCGCAAGCAGTTcaacttcttgatggctggGATCCAGTTCTCCCAGCTCTTGTCAGCCATATTCCCGAAGAGACCTTTATTGACTGGACCCTTTTGTGGCGCGATCCCGCACGTCCCTGGGTTTCACCCAAGGGTCGAATGATAATCA TTGGCGATGCTGCCCATCCTCACATCCCATCCTCTGGTGCCGGAGCGGCGCAAGCAACCGAGGATGGAGCCACCATCGCCGCGATGATAGACGTGACAGGAGTCAAGGACATACCCCTCGCTCTCAGGGCGACCGAAAAGCTGCG TGATGTTCTCAGCTACGAGCGAACAAGCCTAACTCAACGTTTGGGATGGGAAAACCGCCATCGCTGGCAACAGACAGATTGGGATGAAGTCAAGAAGAATCCCGAGTTTTTAAGATTCCCTATGCCAGGGTGGCTCTACGATGCTGACGCGCGCAAGTATGCTTATGACAATGCCGAAGCGGTGATTGCTCACATCAAAACGGGTGCACCTTTCACAAACACAAACGTTCCTGAGGGCCACGTGCATCAGGAATGGACAATGGATGAAGTTGTCGCCTTATTTGGCTCTCACAAACCCGAAGAGGTCTTTGTAGCTGGCTAA